A stretch of the Candidatus Neomarinimicrobiota bacterium genome encodes the following:
- a CDS encoding GyrI-like domain-containing protein, giving the protein MPKIDLKKELKHLYRPSARKVVLVDVPEMNFLMVDGWGDPNISQAFQDAVEALYGVSYGVKFGLKKQGLGPDYTVMALEGLWWMADGRDFDMEAKDEWQWTLMIMQPDHITQEIVDIAMGQLQEKKNPPALAKMRFEPFHEGLSAQIMHIGPYADEEPTIQKIHDFIEQQGYRPRGKHHEIYLGDPQRTNPERLKTVLRQPVEKK; this is encoded by the coding sequence ATGCCTAAAATCGACCTTAAGAAAGAACTCAAGCACCTCTACCGGCCCTCCGCCAGGAAAGTAGTGCTGGTGGATGTCCCCGAAATGAATTTCCTGATGGTTGATGGCTGGGGTGATCCCAATATCTCCCAGGCTTTTCAGGATGCCGTTGAAGCCCTGTATGGGGTGTCCTATGGAGTCAAGTTTGGCTTGAAGAAGCAGGGCCTTGGACCGGATTATACAGTGATGGCACTGGAAGGGCTCTGGTGGATGGCTGATGGTCGGGACTTCGACATGGAGGCCAAAGACGAATGGCAGTGGACCCTCATGATCATGCAACCAGACCACATCACCCAGGAGATCGTGGATATTGCTATGGGACAGCTCCAGGAGAAGAAAAATCCACCAGCTCTGGCTAAGATGCGCTTTGAGCCCTTCCATGAAGGTTTATCGGCCCAGATCATGCACATTGGCCCCTACGCCGACGAAGAGCCTACCATTCAGAAAATACACGATTTTATTGAGCAGCAAGGCTACAGGCCAAGGGGCAAGCATCACGAGATCTACCTGGGCGACCCACAACGGACCAATCCCGAACGACTCAAGACGGTCCTCCGTCAGCCGGTAGAA